A window of Panthera tigris isolate Pti1 chromosome A3, P.tigris_Pti1_mat1.1, whole genome shotgun sequence genomic DNA:
TGTGTTGGAGCACAGTTCATGGCACACGCGAGCCCAACTACTGTTTTCTGTCTTTAGCGTATTTGAGAAATGCCGGTAACCCTCATCTTGAAGTCATTGAAGAGACCGTCCTGGCCCTGCAGTCCGACCCGGACCCAGACGTGTCCTTTTTTGCCACTCTCCAACCCAAGCGGCGGAGTACTGCAGACAGCCGTGTGCTAGAAGAGCGGAACTAACCCCTCTGTGGTCGCGCACGCTCTGGGCACTTCGCACGCGGCACGGACTGCTCACCCCAGCTTGTCGGGGGGTCTGATTGTGTCACACCTTCCGAGGGAGGAAAGATTCCTGAAACTTTGAGGGTGGGCACTCAGATGGCGCCTTCCCCTCCCGCAGTCACAGGGACTGCACCTGGGCCAGGCGCCACGCTTCTGCGCCCCTCCCTGCCTGATCAGGAGGTCCGGGCCAAGGTGGTGGAACCAGGcgggtggctgggggtggggcctccAGAACATCAGACTGCCCTCTCTCCCGCAGACCAGATTATttaagccccccctcccccccccgccccccccccccccacacatcAAGTAGTTTATTAGAagattttaagtctttaatagaCTTGCACATTTGGCTTCCCTTATGCTTTCCTATAAAATACAGTTTAtggtatcacattttatttttaactgaaataatgTACATATGTAAATAGCTCTTGACAGGAAGAGCTAATATATTAACGTAACATTAGCCTCCTATCAGTGAGCAGAACAAATACATCATTTAAATTTATGCTGCACTTTGAGTTACTGCAAATATAGCccaatttgtttacttttgaaaaatgtgataGTTAAGGAAATCTACTAAAGAATGATTTATGGAAGTCTTTCTAATATTGTACTTTTGTATAAACTGTACTTGGAACTGTTCCTCAGGCActtacccctccccttctcgtagGAACTGTATCCATAAAGACACGTACTGGCCTTTGACAGAGCATAAAGTAGAAAGATTTTTCGCTCTTACATGGATTCATTATCATACATTTGAGAGAGGGAAATTGATCATTGAGATGCATGGATATCGACTTTGTATCTAATGCTCTAGGATCTTAacagaaagtaacagaaaaataggACCCCGCAGATCTGATCAGTTCATATACTTGCCAGTCGTTTGGGGGGTTAGATTATGACACCCTTCAACTTGACCTGAGTACACAGAACTTAACATTTCACGCTTTTAAAATTTAGAGTGAGAGAAAGATGCTCTGGAAACTTAAACAAGTTTTCCATTAATCATTTAAGATTCTACAGACGTTTGCATAAATTCTGTAGAATGTGTAAGCtcgtgttctttttatttctatctttgtCTTCTCGAAAGTAGGcatcaaaggaaggaaggagaggcccATTTGGGGTTCAAGAGCTGCCTGCAAAGGTCATGTTGCTGTGGCCATTCTCCCCTTGGATCTTTTTCTTGTCcgtcttttctttctccctttttttaaaaaataaaatctctgcagCTATATATTGAATTTCCGGGAATACAGgatgttctcccctcccccaaattccactgagttgattctttaaaaagaaaggaaggaatctaTACCGTGCCAAAGAAAATAAGGTACATGTGTGAGAATTTCAAATTGTAACCCAGGGTAGCATTTTGGCAACTTCAGCAAAGAGTGAGCCAATAAATTGGAGGCTACGTattagagagagggggggggaaaaaaatcagtccaTCTTGTGTTCTTCAAGGAAATAGATGGAGCTAATTGTTTTGCTTCAGTAACAAACCATTTTTGATCCTTTTCATGTTAGAAATTGAGATTGGCCTATTGTTAAAATCTGTTGATCTAGCAGCACGTAGAATTATTCAACTGGAATCTTGGGTTCTGTGCAGAGGTTAATTTtccactaaggaaaaaaaaattcccctcgGTTTGTGTCCTGATGTGTAATGTAGCATCTGGGTGCCGAATCCAGTGTGCTTGTAGGGACTCTCCCGTAAATAATCCAACCTTTAAACATTGCCGGTTATACACTGAAGATCGTCCATAACTTGATAGGAATGCCTTTCCggtgcaaagattttttttttttcatgactaaTCTCTCTGCCAAAAAATATGTGCAAAGCTCCTATGTTCTTCTTTTGTAACAACGGAGGTTTTTTTCTAAgatggttctgtgtctccttcctttctctccggCTGCTTACGCCGTCACTTCAGCTCTTGATGAGCTTACTTGTTCATAGGTGCGGGGTGTTAAGTGTGTGTGATCCGAGCATCTCACGTAAGCTTCCTGTTCACTTGAACACTCTGCCTCCTCTTGGGCGAATTAATGGAAAAGCACAAGATGGGTTTCTCGCAGACGGCGCTCCTCTGAAAGGTCTCTTCGCGATGGAACCGTCTCCGCTTCTCGTCCAGTAGGCGTCACCCCCGTGTTAAGTGTCTTCATGAGCACCTGTCTCCCGGAATTGGGGGGCGTTCGGGGGCATCTGCGGGGCTGGCGGCGCGTCTCCGCTCGCTCGGGGAGCAGGAAGGGCGCCTGTTAACGCCGTGCTGGGTTTTTCATTCGTGCCCGGCATAGGATTTTGAAGCATGACTGGAGACTGCCCTTGACAGCTCTCGGTAGTCGATGCCCGCGGTGAGGATTTGGGGCGCTATTCACCCCGCGTGGCCGGCCCCGACTTCGGCAAGGACTGTTCTTTAACCGGACGTGGACACCAGGGGCCCGCGTCCTGGCGGTGGACCCAGGAACTGACCcgaagggcagggcctggggggcggggcgtcTCCGCGGTCGGTCTGCGCTGCGGGGCTGGGCCAGCCGGGGGCGCCGGTGACGCGGGCCGGGGGACAGGGAACcatgcggcggcggcggcggcggcggcggcggcggcggcggcggcgggcagcCGGCGACGGTGGGGCGCCGCTGGGGGGCGCCCCGGACCCCAACCCCGCCGTGGGCCGGCCcgccgggcggggggcgggctcGGCGGGCCCGGGGCCCCTCCCCGCGCCGTCCCCGGCCCTCGGGAGCCCCGCGCTGGCACTGGACCAGGCCCCGGACGTCTTCGTCCTGCGGGTGCTGCTGGAGGAGACCGGGGAGATGTTCCAGGTGGCGCACTGCCACAGCGACATGACCGTGCGCGAGCTCAAGGAGGAGCTGGAACTCGTCGTCGGCATCCCCCTCGACCTGCAGAGGCTCCAGTACCTGGACCAAGGtggcccccgcccgcccccttcCCTCGCCAAGTGCCTGGCCTCCGCCCTTCCCAGCGTGGGGTCCCACGTGCTGCCCCCAGGTGTCCGgacagacccccccccaccccccgccaggaGACCCCAGATGGAAAAGCCAGCCCAGGCCCCCGCGAGGACTTCCCAGTCCCTGACAAACCAGGTTCACATTAGACCTCAAATCTCAAGGCAGACCCAGTCCACACAGCAAGACCCCAACCCACAAATCCTGCCCGCGTCAGGACTCCAATCCTGAAGCAAGCTGTCTGGTCAGACCTGTCCACGTCAGGACCCCCGAATCTCAACACAGGCGCTGCCACAGCCGGACCCCTCAGACCCTCGGGCTGCTGTGTCTCCATCAGGGGCCCAAATCCCAAAGCCAACAGCGTCCACACCAAACCAGAAGCCTGAAACACAGCCTGTCCTGAGTGGGACCCCACAATCCAGGGCAAACCTTCCCATATCGGGACCCCAAACTCACCGCAAACTTCCAAGTCCCCATGTTGGACTCGTAAATCCTCCCAGCCCTCCAGCCAGCCGTTGAGCTCAGAACAAACGCTGCCCACTCCCGGACCCCCAAACCAAGAACAAACTTGGCCAAGACTGAACCCCAGATCCCCAGGCTAACCCTGTGACCCTCAAAACCCCGAATCCTCTAGCAACCGTGTCCGCTGAAGGATACTAATGCCTGAGACGAACTGCCCACCTCAGGACCCCATACCTCTATGCAAACCATGCCCAAGTTTGAACCCCAAATAAAATTCCCCAAGCTACCCCTGCTTACAACAGAACCCTAAGTCCCAAAGCAGATTCTTCCCAGATCATGACGCCAAAGCTCAGAGTGGACAAGCCCAATTCTGAGCCCCCAGTCTCTAACCGCTTGTGCCTTTGAACCCCGATCCATCAGCCATCTCTGTCTGTGTGAGGATGCCAGAACCCAAAATGAGCTCTTCCCACATCTGGGAGCTAGTTCCCAAGCTCACCGTGACGACACCAGAACACCAATCCTAAGCAAAATGTCCTCCTAAGGGCTCCAAAGCATGGGGCAAACTCTGCCCACAAGAGGACCCCAAAACTCAAACATACCCATCTCTGAAACCCAAGTCTCAAGGAAACCATGTTTAAGCCAACTATATCCATGTAAGGAAGCCGAAGATCAAAGCGAGCCTTGCCTACGTGAGGACCCCAAAACTCGAAGCAAGCTCTGTTTGTATTTGAAACCCCAAATCCCTCAGGCAACCTTACCAATACCAGAACCCCAAGTTCTAGGCCAAACCTTGACCATCTCGGGACCCCAAATCGCAGAGCAGAGCCTGTCGCCTTCAAGACCCTCAAAGCCCAGGGCTGACCTGTCCGATTCCTTACCCTGCGTTGCTACAGTACGCAGGGCTGTGTTAGAACCCCAAATCCCCAAACAAGTCTTGCCCACACAAGGATTCCACATCCCAGAATAGACCCTTCCCACACCAGGACCcccaaacagaaagcaaacattGCCTTCGTCAGAATCCCCAAATCCAGAGCAAACACTGCCCTCGTCAGGACCCCAAATCTCAAAACAAACTCTAGCCACGTTTGAACCCCAAGTACTGGCACTAACTCAGTTCGTACCAGAGCCCCGAATCTCAAGGTGTGTCCCCTGTCCACATCAGGAGCTCAAAACTAGCCCCGTCAGAATCAGAACCCAGCACCCAAAGCTCACTGTGGCTAGATCAGGACCCCAAGGCCCCCTATCCAGACAGATCCCATGTGGGGTAAGGACTCGGAGCCCAGTCTCTCCCTCCATCGATCTCCTTCCCTCAGCCTGAGGACCTGGCTGTCCCCGTCCCGGTGTCTACAATGTTTAGGATATGAGAACAGGACAGGATCAGCGCCCCTGGGCTCCATCATCTCCCCACCCGGTTGAAATCAGTGCAAAAAGACTTCAAGGAAACGGAGATATAAAAAACTCTCTGGGCTGCTGCACAGAGAACGTGAGGAGCCCGTAATGCAGACATACGGTAGCACCCCTGCAGGGGCCAGGAGCGATGGAGACTGAGATCTGAGCGCAGCCTGTCTCCACAGTCTCCGCTCCCCCAGACGCTGCCCTTCCGGGGCTCAGTTTCCTAATGTGTAACACAGAGCCTCTTAGCTCTCCAATCCTTAGGGCCGTATCCCGCTCTGGGCAGAGAGGACTCGGGAAACTCAAAATGCACATTGAAGGCCAAAAATACCTTCCTTCCGCTCTCTTTGAAATAGGTGAAGCATCTCCCGCGACGTATTTAATTTGCTATCGGAGTGTTTGGGAGATGCTCTGGGGGCCTGGCGGAGGCTTTATTTGGAGAGAAGTAGATCTCGAACCCAGAGTGTATTTAACACACTAACGAGGAGGTGAGCGGCTGAGGGACAGTTAATGTCTGGCACCCGTTCTGTTAATTCATTTTCACTGATGAGCTATGCTGAGCAGTAAATCCGAGAAAGCCAAGAGGCAGTGAAAGAGACCGAGTGACTTAGCACTGATGTCACAATCCTACCAGTCAGCAAGCACTTAGCAACCATTGGAAGCTTGACCTCTCTCGCGGCTGCAGTCCTTACTGTTGATAGCAAACAAGACGGGAAGAAGGTGTCACTACGTTGATAAAAGAAATTTGGGTTTCTGCCTATAAATGATCCGCTGATGCCTCTCTACCCACCGCAAGGTTGCCAGGGAGGATTACGTGAGATCACGTGTGTGTGAAAACCTTGAGGGACACGATTCTAAAAGGGGTGAGCAAATTCATGGATGAGGGTCGACCTTACACGTCTGTTGTCAACtctaataatttatttagctGGTGATAATTAGTCTTTGTCTAAGCCGAAGGCAGTTGCTGCCTGTAAACAGAGAATTGCCGAGCTGTTCGGCATGTGTGAATTGCACTCTTTCTTGGGGAAACACAGCTTGATTCAATTTTTTCAAAGTCGTTAGGAAGTCAAGTTGTCTTGCTGAAGACTGATGACTGATTATCCTCTGTGCGAGAACCACAGACAGGACCCTAATTAACAAATTTGCTAATCGCTACTCCTGTTTACATCCACCGTCTGAAGTTTCTCGTCACCAAAGGGGGGGCCAGCGGAGCCTTGAGAGACGAGCTCGTGGCACTGGAGGGAAGGCAGGTCTGTTCGGAGCCCTGGCTCTACTCTTTCCTAGCCATGGGAGCCTCCGTGTGCTCACCGACACTCAGAGATGACAAACTTAGCTTGTCACGAGGGTTAAAGAACGTAGGCGCTCGGTACAAGGCGCTTAGTAATCACTCAGTCGCGAATCCCCCAAACTCATGAATTCCGCTCGGAATAAATGGTAAATCCAGCCTGGCAGAGTTGAGACTTTGCGCTTGTGGGGTTGCTCGCGGAGAAAAGAAATTATGCGACCCCTAAGCAAGAATATAGGTGGCCACGTAAGGAAGTGTGTATTTAAAAAGGTAGGCTGAAGATAACGTTGCTGAAAATGTTCTAGAGTCTTCTATAGCCCTGACATTCTTTCCCAAAGAGTCTGAATTTATGAAGTGTGAGTCGATCCACTCACCCCATCCTTTTCTGTGCGTGGAGGGCTGCTCTGGGCGATAACACAAAGGAGTTGTAACGTCTCAAGGCCAAATCACGGTGAACGTCAACATTACAATTCTTCCCTTACCATACGTGCTCAGCTGGGGCGAGTTGTCCCCCCAGGGGTCGTTTTGGCAACACCGGGAGACGCTTTTGATGGTCACAACTAGGTGAGCAGGTTATTGGCCTCTGGTGGGtaggggccagggatgctgctaacaCCTGGCGATGCCCGGGGTGACCCCCCCCACAACAGAGAATGATCCAGTCTGACATGTCAGTAGCATCAAGATTGAGAAACCCTGCGGTAGAGACGCAACCGAGTTCCGTCATTGTTACATCTTTAGCCAACTGTTAACAACACCAACCAgagttagtattttattttaaggtatgACTGACGCACATACGTTGTACTGTTTACTGtcaggtagttctatttctagagTTCGCCTCATAAAATGACTCTCCCGGctcgtgtattttttttttttttccccaacagaaCAAGTtataattacagaattttataaattgttgCCATTTTGGGGGGTGGTTTCGCTTCTGTTTGAGCTGAGCcaaattaattttccaaaaagCATTGACGACCACAAACAGACTCATGTGGAGTCATCAGATGAGATTGGCGCTCAAGGTTTGAAAATTATCTTTGTGACGCCCAAGGTCAGATAATCTCTTAAGTTAACCAATGTAACTGTTTATCTTTAAtacccgattttttttttttaaagagaaacttaTTCCCTGTAGGAGTTTTGATGGATGATACCACACTGAAGTTCCACGATGTTGTTCCTGGTGGAattatttcattatgtatctGGCATCATGATGGATGGACGGAACTGGTTTTGGCGGCTGTGGAAGGGGAATCCCAGTAAGGTGTTTTCAC
This region includes:
- the ANKRD60 gene encoding ankyrin repeat domain-containing protein 60; the encoded protein is MAPSPPAVTGTAPGPGATLLRPSLPDQEVRAKVVEPAGDGGAPLGGAPDPNPAVGRPAGRGAGSAGPGPLPAPSPALGSPALALDQAPDVFVLRVLLEETGEMFQVAHCHSDMTVRELKEELELVVGIPLDLQRLQYLDQGVLMDDTTLKFHDVVPGGIISLCIWHHDGWTELVLAAVEGESQKLSCLAVDEDSVYQTANSKHLGGERRKEWICQRAFVALYITSHRGHPDAVQYLLEHGANCLQKTPMGRTALHAAGAMGRLDCINLLLNFGASVTDKDARGETPMSIARRMNRRHSERQMFLFYWMTKSGTTDPKKLLANQVSHRVKGGFGSKKGQM